One Paenibacillus riograndensis SBR5 DNA segment encodes these proteins:
- a CDS encoding SIS domain-containing protein, which translates to MNQEHVQQLEAAIQAVAQRKVSNFYFVACGGSLANVTPAQYILDREIEIPSAAYSSNEFIHRSPKALGPSSVVITCSHSGNTPETVAATTFAREKGALTICLTNLVDSPLWEAAEFKLHYNYAPYGEALRGEETSMAILYRLVFGILQTLYPNEKYANAISSIENGLHGVYERNKALTLDAAKAFGRNYKREKLIYTMASGINYSVAYSFAICLLQEMQWIHSSAIHSGEYFHGPFEITDFDVPFIVIKGLGETRPLDDRAYDFCVKYSDKTILIDAETFDLEGISPDVRPYFTNLVAGVVLRQYAQHLSEETGHALSVRRYMWKMEY; encoded by the coding sequence ATGAACCAAGAGCATGTGCAACAACTGGAAGCAGCGATTCAGGCCGTAGCCCAAAGAAAGGTATCTAATTTCTATTTTGTAGCCTGCGGCGGCTCGCTCGCAAACGTTACACCAGCGCAATATATTCTGGATCGTGAGATTGAGATCCCCTCAGCCGCTTATTCCTCTAACGAATTTATTCACCGTTCCCCCAAAGCGCTTGGGCCTAGTTCCGTGGTCATTACCTGCTCCCACTCCGGGAACACCCCGGAAACGGTTGCGGCAACGACATTTGCCCGTGAGAAGGGTGCATTGACGATTTGCCTGACCAATCTGGTAGATTCACCGCTCTGGGAGGCTGCAGAATTCAAACTGCATTACAATTATGCCCCTTATGGCGAGGCTCTCCGCGGGGAAGAAACCAGTATGGCTATCCTGTACCGGCTGGTATTCGGCATTCTCCAGACTTTGTACCCGAATGAGAAATATGCAAATGCGATCAGTTCCATTGAGAACGGCCTGCATGGTGTGTATGAACGGAATAAGGCCTTAACCTTGGATGCCGCCAAAGCATTCGGACGCAATTACAAGCGGGAAAAACTGATTTACACCATGGCCAGCGGAATTAACTATTCTGTAGCCTACTCGTTCGCCATCTGCCTGCTGCAGGAGATGCAATGGATTCATTCCAGTGCCATCCACTCCGGGGAATACTTCCATGGACCTTTTGAAATTACAGACTTTGATGTACCGTTCATCGTAATTAAAGGGCTGGGAGAAACCCGGCCGCTGGATGACCGTGCTTACGATTTCTGTGTGAAATATTCCGACAAAACGATTCTGATTGATGCGGAGACTTTCGACCTGGAGGGAATCTCCCCGGATGTGCGTCCGTACTTTACGAACCTTGTAGCTGGTGTAGTACTCAGACAGTACGCACAGCATTTATCTGAAGAAACCGGACATGCGCTTTCGGTGCGCCGTTATATGTGGAAGATGGAATATTAA
- a CDS encoding TetR/AcrR family transcriptional regulator produces the protein MIRIKGRSDGEETKKRIVQKAAQLFVQKGYGAVTMNEVCSAAKVSKGSLYHHFPSKDELFLYVVEDDTEQWLSQWAEKSRSISGLEERFYALGEHYANDFQNPLIRALEEYARARPHSDEVHQRLAQLYESASEACRNLLQEGMDSGYLVKGDLDNYVIVVSGLLEGVARVSEIMAAAKAPEDIMQYYREAIGLLLQGIRAR, from the coding sequence GTGATCAGGATTAAAGGACGTTCTGACGGAGAAGAGACCAAGAAACGGATTGTGCAGAAGGCTGCGCAGCTGTTTGTTCAAAAAGGATATGGAGCTGTAACGATGAATGAGGTCTGCTCGGCGGCAAAGGTCAGCAAAGGCAGCCTGTATCACCATTTTCCCAGTAAGGATGAGCTGTTCCTGTATGTGGTCGAAGACGATACGGAGCAGTGGCTTTCCCAGTGGGCGGAGAAGAGCAGAAGCATCAGCGGCCTGGAAGAGCGTTTCTATGCGCTGGGCGAGCATTATGCGAATGATTTTCAGAATCCCCTGATCCGGGCGCTGGAGGAATATGCCAGAGCCCGTCCTCATTCCGATGAGGTCCATCAGCGTCTGGCGCAGCTCTACGAATCCGCCTCGGAGGCCTGCCGCAATCTGCTGCAAGAGGGAATGGACAGCGGATATCTGGTCAAGGGTGATCTGGACAATTACGTCATCGTTGTGAGCGGCCTGCTGGAAGGAGTCGCCAGAGTCAGCGAGATCATGGCCGCAGCAAAGGCACCGGAGGATATCATGCAATATTACCGCGAAGCCATAGGGCTGCTGCTGCAGGGGATCCGTGCCCGGTAG
- a CDS encoding MFS transporter — protein MTLLLRNRGAMLLLMLNIFLAFTGIGLVVPIMPTYMNELGIGGSIVGLLVAAFSLTQLILSPLAGGLSDRMGRKKIIVGGLVVFALSELLFGLAESSWLLFASRMLGGAGAAMIMPAVMAYVADTTSMEERAKGMGLINAAITTGFIIGPGLGGYLAELGIRVPFFAAAGAAAFVAVMTLFVLPESRSSAELGAAKSTQENKDSKDSLITQLVRSYREPYFFGLVIVFVLSFGLANYETVFGLFVDHKFGFTPKDIAFVITFGSISGAVIQVTAFSWILNRFGENKVISASLLVSGLSILLTLFVHGYWAIVTVTFIVFLAMDILRPAVGTQLSKMASESQQGFVMGMNSAYTSLGNIAGPIVAGVLFDLDINLPYTVAALVLMLCFIMSLGSRKRMNRPDLQAKQAD, from the coding sequence ATGACATTGTTACTTAGAAACCGGGGAGCGATGCTGCTCCTGATGCTGAATATATTTCTGGCGTTTACAGGGATCGGACTGGTTGTTCCGATTATGCCCACTTATATGAATGAGCTGGGGATCGGAGGCAGCATTGTCGGACTGCTGGTGGCAGCCTTTTCGCTGACCCAGCTGATCCTGTCGCCTCTTGCCGGAGGGCTGTCCGACCGGATGGGCCGGAAAAAAATAATTGTCGGCGGGCTGGTTGTATTTGCGCTGTCGGAGCTGCTGTTTGGTCTTGCCGAGTCAAGCTGGCTGCTGTTTGCGTCCCGAATGCTGGGAGGCGCCGGAGCGGCAATGATTATGCCTGCGGTCATGGCCTATGTGGCGGATACGACCTCTATGGAGGAACGGGCCAAAGGCATGGGGCTGATTAATGCGGCGATTACCACCGGTTTTATCATAGGACCGGGTCTGGGCGGCTATCTGGCTGAGCTTGGCATTCGTGTGCCCTTCTTCGCAGCTGCGGGGGCAGCGGCATTCGTTGCCGTGATGACCCTTTTTGTACTGCCGGAGTCACGTTCAAGTGCAGAGCTGGGCGCAGCCAAGTCTACACAGGAAAATAAAGATAGTAAAGACAGCCTTATTACTCAACTGGTGCGTTCCTACCGGGAGCCTTATTTCTTCGGGCTGGTGATTGTCTTTGTGCTCTCCTTTGGACTTGCCAATTATGAGACAGTGTTCGGATTGTTTGTCGATCATAAGTTTGGCTTCACGCCTAAAGATATCGCTTTTGTGATCACCTTTGGTTCGATTTCGGGGGCGGTGATTCAGGTTACGGCGTTCAGCTGGATTTTGAATCGTTTTGGGGAAAATAAAGTCATTTCAGCTTCACTGCTTGTTTCAGGCCTGTCCATCCTCCTGACTCTATTTGTCCATGGCTACTGGGCCATTGTCACTGTAACCTTCATTGTGTTTCTTGCGATGGATATTTTGCGGCCCGCTGTCGGCACGCAGCTCTCCAAAATGGCGTCGGAGTCGCAGCAGGGCTTCGTGATGGGCATGAATTCCGCGTATACAAGTCTAGGGAATATTGCCGGACCGATTGTTGCCGGAGTCCTCTTTGATCTCGATATCAACCTTCCGTATACTGTGGCTGCGCTTGTGCTCATGCTCTGCTTTATCATGTCGCTCGGTTCAAGAAAGCGGATGAACCGCCCGGATCTGCAGGCGAAACAGGCCGATTGA
- a CDS encoding Tex family protein has product MARQEQETITQAIAKELGISVKQVRTTVGLLDEGNTIPFIARYRKEMTGELDENVLRDIEERLSYLRNLGDRKKDVLRSIEEQGKLTKELQEQILKAVKLQEVEDLYRPFRQKRKTRASAAKEKGLEPLADWVMEQRRQGQPLEEAAKYIDADKGVESAELALQGAMDIIAENIADDPAVRSWVRQYTASQGILVSEAKDAEQESVYENYYNYREPVHKMPPHRILAINRGERENVLKVGIEVTADKIHAFILRKLVKGPSPVKELLEAVTEDAYKRLIAPSVEREVRGEMTEKGETQAIAIFSGNLRSLLLQPPVKGRNVLGVDPAYRTGCKLAVVDDTGKLLEVAVTYPTPPNNKKKEAAAKFKELIAKYGIQLIVIGNGTGSRETEQFTAEVIAEIGDPGLAYLIVNEAGASVYSASKLAQEEFPDLDVAERSAASIARRVQDPLAELVKIDPKAIGVGQYQHDVSQKHLEESLKGVVESAVNHVGVDVNTASASLLSYVAGVNSTIAKNIVKFREENGKFTTRKQLQKVPRLGAKSYEQCIGFLRIPGGDNTLDRTPIHPESYPVVDRLFRELGLDVASLGSKEVAEQLQAQDAAELAVKLDVGVPTLRDILESLQRPGRDPREELPPPIFRTDVLKIEDLVPGMEMQGTVRNVIDFGAFVDIGIKNDGLVHISQLSGSYVKHPMDVVSVGDNVTVWVMGVDLKKGRVSLTMRPPRDNNGGAK; this is encoded by the coding sequence CTGGCCCGCCAGGAGCAGGAAACGATCACGCAGGCGATTGCCAAGGAGCTTGGCATCAGCGTGAAGCAGGTACGGACTACGGTAGGACTGCTGGATGAGGGGAATACGATTCCTTTTATCGCCCGGTACCGCAAGGAAATGACCGGGGAGCTGGACGAGAATGTCCTGCGCGATATTGAAGAACGGCTCAGCTATTTGCGCAATCTCGGGGACCGGAAAAAGGATGTGCTCCGCAGCATTGAAGAGCAGGGCAAGCTGACAAAGGAGCTGCAGGAGCAGATTCTGAAGGCGGTGAAGCTGCAGGAAGTGGAGGATCTGTACCGCCCGTTCCGCCAGAAGCGCAAGACGCGCGCCAGTGCCGCCAAGGAGAAGGGGCTGGAGCCGTTGGCAGACTGGGTAATGGAGCAGCGCCGCCAAGGCCAGCCGCTTGAGGAGGCTGCAAAGTATATAGATGCCGACAAAGGCGTAGAGAGCGCAGAGCTGGCTCTTCAGGGTGCGATGGACATCATCGCGGAGAACATTGCCGACGATCCTGCCGTCCGCTCCTGGGTCCGCCAGTACACAGCGAGTCAAGGCATACTGGTCTCGGAAGCCAAGGACGCGGAGCAGGAGAGTGTCTACGAGAACTATTACAATTACCGTGAACCGGTACATAAAATGCCGCCGCACCGCATCCTCGCCATCAACCGCGGCGAACGGGAGAATGTGCTGAAGGTCGGCATAGAAGTGACTGCCGACAAGATTCATGCCTTTATCCTGCGGAAGCTCGTGAAGGGGCCTTCCCCGGTCAAAGAACTGCTGGAAGCAGTGACCGAGGATGCCTACAAACGGCTGATCGCGCCTTCCGTGGAGCGCGAGGTGCGCGGGGAGATGACGGAAAAGGGGGAAACGCAAGCGATTGCCATCTTCTCCGGAAATCTGCGCAGCCTGCTGCTGCAGCCGCCGGTGAAGGGGCGGAACGTGCTTGGCGTCGACCCGGCCTACCGCACCGGCTGCAAGCTGGCCGTGGTGGACGACACCGGCAAGCTGCTGGAGGTGGCGGTCACCTATCCGACGCCGCCGAACAACAAGAAGAAGGAGGCGGCGGCGAAGTTCAAAGAGCTGATTGCCAAATATGGCATCCAGCTCATTGTCATCGGCAACGGCACCGGCTCACGGGAGACGGAGCAGTTCACCGCTGAGGTGATCGCAGAGATCGGCGATCCGGGGCTGGCGTACCTCATTGTCAATGAGGCCGGAGCCAGCGTGTATTCCGCCTCCAAGCTGGCGCAGGAGGAGTTCCCCGACCTTGATGTGGCGGAGCGCAGCGCCGCCTCCATCGCCCGCCGCGTGCAGGACCCGCTCGCGGAGCTGGTGAAGATCGACCCGAAGGCGATCGGTGTCGGGCAGTACCAGCATGACGTCTCTCAGAAGCATCTGGAGGAAAGTCTGAAAGGCGTCGTGGAGTCGGCGGTCAACCATGTCGGTGTCGATGTGAATACCGCCTCCGCCTCCCTGCTGTCCTATGTCGCGGGAGTCAATTCGACCATCGCCAAAAATATAGTGAAGTTCCGCGAGGAGAACGGCAAGTTCACGACCCGGAAGCAGCTGCAGAAGGTGCCGCGCCTTGGCGCCAAATCCTACGAGCAGTGCATCGGCTTCCTGCGTATTCCCGGCGGCGACAACACGCTGGACCGTACGCCTATCCACCCGGAATCCTATCCGGTGGTGGACCGGCTGTTCCGCGAGCTGGGGCTGGATGTGGCCTCGCTTGGCAGCAAGGAAGTAGCCGAACAGCTTCAGGCGCAGGATGCCGCCGAGCTGGCGGTGAAGCTTGATGTCGGCGTGCCTACGCTGCGCGACATCCTGGAGAGCCTGCAGCGTCCGGGCCGTGATCCGCGCGAGGAGCTGCCGCCGCCGATCTTCCGCACGGATGTGCTGAAGATCGAAGATCTGGTTCCCGGCATGGAAATGCAGGGAACCGTACGCAACGTGATCGATTTCGGCGCCTTCGTCGATATCGGCATCAAGAACGACGGGCTGGTGCATATTTCCCAGCTTAGCGGCAGCTACGTGAAGCATCCGATGGACGTTGTCTCCGTGGGAGACAATGTCACCGTATGGGTGATGGGCGTCGACCTCAAGAAAGGCCGGGTCAGCCTGACCATGCGTCCGCCGCGCGACAATAACGGAGGCGCGAAATAA
- a CDS encoding GNAT family N-acetyltransferase, with translation MAALGEFYQVVTASGPVIFWWVGEEENYENVLCAFEGNQMVAKGQVGVFNVIPNESTAENKHRIFINLKVVPGREEDVELLNGVYERLLARAVAVKETLPEGHGTLLCVGNYSTETGYHRYFQEQQGYQYLHSLYSLQRDLTQPVVEMPLTEGLDWIHWGMETREEQNQYMKLESEVWPDAPIGAERLAEYRAHPLWTAIIAREAGTRVASVMVWQEDAGGVIEDVFVREAWRRRGIARFLLAEALKYLQGHGLETASLITGTDNHSAQALYQSVGFHIESEEIRYYIEL, from the coding sequence ATGGCAGCGCTGGGTGAATTTTATCAGGTGGTGACGGCAAGCGGTCCTGTGATTTTTTGGTGGGTGGGCGAAGAAGAGAATTATGAAAATGTGTTATGCGCTTTTGAAGGAAATCAGATGGTTGCCAAAGGCCAGGTTGGGGTATTCAACGTTATTCCAAATGAAAGCACGGCGGAGAATAAGCATAGGATTTTCATTAATTTGAAGGTTGTGCCGGGCAGGGAAGAGGATGTGGAGCTGCTGAATGGTGTGTATGAGCGTCTGCTGGCGCGGGCCGTTGCTGTGAAGGAGACGCTGCCGGAGGGTCACGGCACATTATTGTGTGTGGGGAATTATTCGACCGAAACGGGGTATCACCGTTATTTTCAGGAGCAGCAGGGCTATCAGTATTTACATAGTCTGTATAGCCTGCAACGTGATTTGACACAGCCCGTGGTGGAAATGCCGCTTACGGAAGGACTGGACTGGATACACTGGGGGATGGAGACTCGTGAAGAGCAGAACCAGTATATGAAACTGGAATCAGAGGTGTGGCCGGATGCACCGATTGGAGCGGAGCGGCTTGCTGAATATCGTGCCCATCCGCTGTGGACCGCCATTATTGCCCGGGAAGCAGGGACGAGGGTCGCCAGTGTGATGGTTTGGCAGGAGGATGCGGGTGGCGTTATCGAGGATGTGTTCGTCAGGGAAGCCTGGAGAAGACGCGGCATTGCCCGCTTCCTGCTGGCTGAAGCCCTGAAATATTTGCAGGGGCACGGGCTTGAAACCGCCTCACTGATAACAGGAACCGACAACCACTCCGCCCAGGCCCTGTATCAATCGGTTGGTTTTCACATTGAAAGCGAAGAAATCAGATACTATATAGAGCTGTAG
- a CDS encoding GntP family permease: MEGLTIGWYGALAGLALAIILILRKLNPVYSLFLGAIAGALIGGANLEQTVSVLVSGTQSVMGTVLRVLAAGVLAGVMMESGAAETIAQAIVKKFGGSKAILALALATMIITAVGVFIPVAVLIVAPIALSVGNKMGISKMALLLALSGGGKAGNIISPNPNTIAAARGFDLDLSHVMLAGFIPAVCGLIVTVIVASLLKNKGVRVLDGEAVYNEIDTSKYPPLGKAIVAPLVAVILLMINPIGSLTGIDALSRIKVDALYILPVAGIIGLLAMGQGNKILAFTSSGLNKMTATVLILIGAGGIAGLIAASDLSVQIVSLIQAAGISGTFLAPISGILMAAATGSTSTGVILATGSFGQAILNMGTAPLAAAVMVHTGATVIDSLPQGNYFHVTADSMKMSIKQRMGLIPYEAVVGGTMAVAATVIYGFLL, encoded by the coding sequence ATGGAAGGATTAACAATAGGCTGGTATGGGGCACTTGCGGGACTGGCGCTCGCGATTATTCTGATCCTGAGAAAGCTGAATCCGGTTTACTCCTTATTTCTGGGGGCTATCGCAGGTGCGCTGATTGGCGGGGCCAATCTGGAGCAGACGGTGAGTGTACTTGTAAGCGGTACGCAAAGTGTCATGGGTACGGTTCTGCGCGTGCTTGCCGCCGGTGTATTGGCAGGGGTGATGATGGAATCGGGAGCGGCCGAAACGATTGCCCAGGCCATCGTGAAGAAATTCGGCGGGAGCAAAGCCATTCTGGCGCTGGCGCTGGCTACGATGATAATTACAGCGGTAGGGGTATTTATCCCCGTGGCCGTACTGATAGTGGCACCGATTGCTTTATCTGTAGGCAATAAAATGGGAATCTCCAAAATGGCGCTGCTGCTCGCACTCTCCGGCGGCGGAAAAGCAGGGAACATTATCTCACCCAATCCGAATACGATTGCCGCCGCGCGGGGGTTCGACCTGGATCTGAGCCATGTGATGCTGGCCGGCTTCATTCCAGCGGTGTGCGGCTTAATTGTAACCGTTATCGTAGCTTCTCTTTTGAAAAATAAAGGTGTCAGGGTGCTGGACGGGGAAGCAGTGTACAACGAAATTGACACCTCCAAATATCCGCCGCTCGGCAAGGCTATTGTGGCACCGCTTGTTGCGGTCATTCTGCTGATGATCAATCCGATCGGTTCGCTCACGGGCATCGATGCCCTTTCCCGAATTAAAGTTGATGCCTTGTACATTCTGCCGGTTGCCGGGATTATTGGCCTCCTGGCCATGGGCCAGGGAAACAAAATTCTGGCCTTTACTTCATCCGGCCTCAATAAAATGACGGCAACGGTGCTGATTCTGATCGGTGCCGGGGGGATTGCCGGACTCATTGCCGCTTCCGACTTGTCCGTGCAGATCGTCAGCCTGATCCAGGCGGCGGGGATTTCGGGAACTTTCCTGGCACCGATCTCCGGTATTCTGATGGCGGCCGCTACCGGCTCTACCTCGACGGGCGTTATATTGGCGACGGGTTCGTTTGGACAAGCGATTTTGAATATGGGCACGGCGCCGCTGGCCGCAGCGGTCATGGTGCATACCGGAGCCACTGTCATCGACTCCCTGCCGCAGGGCAATTACTTCCATGTCACAGCGGACAGCATGAAAATGTCGATTAAGCAGCGGATGGGGCTCATTCCCTATGAAGCGGTGGTTGGCGGGACGATGGCGGTTGCGGCGACGGTCATTTACGGGTTTTTGTTATAG
- a CDS encoding glycerate kinase family protein, whose product MKGKEKTFVLAPDSFKESMTAKEVCIAMEKGLRKVYPAAHYIHVPMADGGEGTVQSLVDASGGEIHYKEVNGPLGQKVTAKYGILGGGQTAAIEMASASGIHLVPKETRNPLITTTYGTGELIRECLDRGIRKIIIGIGGSATNDGGAGMAEALGARFLDESGAELPRGGGSLDRLASIDISALDERLQHVQMIVACDVTNPLCGEQGASRVFGPQKGATPEMVQKLDANLAHYAAVVKQQLHKDVRDLPGAGAAGGLGAGLLIFTQAVLQKGIEIVIEYTGLKEKLAGADVVFTGEGGIDFQTKFGKTPYGVARAAKAGGQKVIAVAGYIGEGIDALYEEGFTAIFGIVPGASGLEKLLAEGPQNVERTCENIARILKLSE is encoded by the coding sequence ATGAAGGGAAAAGAAAAAACATTCGTACTGGCGCCGGATTCCTTCAAAGAGAGCATGACTGCCAAAGAAGTCTGCATTGCCATGGAAAAGGGGCTGCGGAAGGTCTATCCGGCTGCCCATTATATTCATGTACCGATGGCTGACGGCGGGGAAGGAACCGTACAGTCCCTGGTCGATGCTTCGGGCGGGGAAATTCATTATAAAGAGGTGAACGGACCGCTCGGGCAAAAGGTTACGGCGAAATACGGCATTCTTGGCGGCGGACAGACTGCGGCGATTGAGATGGCTTCCGCGAGCGGCATCCATCTGGTGCCGAAGGAAACCCGGAACCCCTTGATCACAACCACTTACGGCACCGGAGAGTTGATCCGGGAGTGCCTGGACCGGGGCATCCGCAAAATCATCATCGGCATCGGCGGCAGCGCGACGAATGACGGGGGAGCCGGCATGGCCGAGGCGCTCGGGGCCCGGTTCCTGGATGAGTCGGGAGCGGAGCTTCCCCGGGGCGGCGGCAGTCTGGACAGACTGGCAAGCATAGATATTTCTGCGCTGGACGAACGCCTCCAGCATGTACAAATGATTGTTGCCTGCGATGTGACGAATCCGCTGTGCGGGGAGCAGGGGGCTTCCCGGGTATTTGGCCCGCAAAAGGGAGCTACACCGGAAATGGTGCAAAAACTTGATGCGAATCTTGCCCATTATGCGGCGGTCGTGAAGCAGCAGCTTCACAAGGATGTGCGTGATCTGCCCGGTGCAGGTGCTGCCGGAGGGTTAGGTGCGGGGCTGCTGATCTTTACCCAGGCTGTGCTGCAGAAGGGAATTGAGATTGTTATTGAATATACCGGCCTGAAGGAAAAACTGGCTGGCGCCGATGTGGTGTTCACAGGCGAAGGCGGCATTGACTTTCAGACGAAGTTCGGGAAAACTCCCTACGGTGTCGCCCGTGCAGCCAAAGCCGGCGGACAAAAGGTCATCGCTGTCGCCGGTTACATCGGCGAGGGCATAGATGCCCTGTATGAGGAAGGCTTCACGGCAATCTTCGGCATTGTTCCCGGGGCCTCCGGCCTGGAGAAGCTGCTGGCTGAGGGGCCGCAGAACGTCGAGCGGACCTGTGAGAATATTGCGAGAATTCTGAAGCTAAGCGAATAG
- a CDS encoding CdaR family transcriptional regulator, translating to MFQLSENQAQEIVDKMMTDIPYNINIMNADGIIIGSGRRERIGTVHQGAVQALSTGRMVEVWEDSRFEKKGTNEPIVIGHTRVGVIGISGNPDEVRPFCNIVRTTVSLLIEQRNSLETLAHEANRKKAFLELLLNHQGAYSQKLRKEAAPYQIDLLLKTVVLYIKHFNAEADPDKLLLRYPSFAIDEETQLLILQESGDPGPLIRELLRGQPQVLIAAGKQEASIAESYRQARSAMNILLALKPAAQVIAFENVEFLVKLSHASLAPLNTAAKLEDAVDMIETLRSFINHNCSVSHTADDLNIHRNTLQYRLKRIQALTGKDPRNLLQLFELTHGLLALYK from the coding sequence TTGTTCCAGCTTTCCGAGAATCAGGCCCAGGAGATCGTGGATAAAATGATGACGGACATCCCATACAATATTAATATCATGAACGCAGACGGGATTATTATCGGCAGCGGCCGAAGGGAACGGATCGGCACGGTGCATCAGGGAGCGGTCCAGGCGCTGTCCACCGGGAGAATGGTTGAGGTCTGGGAGGACAGCCGTTTTGAGAAAAAAGGCACCAATGAACCGATTGTAATCGGTCATACCCGCGTAGGAGTCATCGGCATCTCAGGGAATCCGGATGAGGTCCGCCCTTTTTGCAATATTGTCAGAACTACCGTATCCCTGTTAATTGAGCAGCGCAACAGCTTGGAGACTCTGGCCCATGAAGCGAATCGCAAAAAAGCCTTCCTTGAACTGCTGCTGAATCATCAGGGAGCCTATTCCCAAAAGCTGAGAAAAGAAGCAGCGCCGTATCAGATCGACCTGCTGCTGAAAACCGTGGTGCTGTACATCAAGCATTTCAATGCCGAAGCAGACCCGGACAAGCTGCTGCTGCGCTACCCTTCCTTTGCTATAGATGAAGAGACGCAGCTGCTTATTTTACAGGAGTCAGGCGATCCCGGACCACTGATCCGCGAGCTTTTGCGAGGCCAGCCCCAAGTGCTGATCGCCGCCGGCAAGCAGGAAGCGAGCATAGCCGAAAGCTACCGCCAGGCCAGATCCGCGATGAATATTCTGCTGGCGCTGAAGCCTGCTGCACAGGTCATCGCTTTTGAAAACGTGGAATTTCTGGTGAAGCTGAGCCACGCTTCCTTGGCCCCGCTGAACACCGCCGCCAAGCTGGAGGATGCCGTAGATATGATTGAGACGCTTCGAAGCTTCATTAACCATAATTGCAGCGTCTCCCATACCGCCGATGACTTGAATATCCACCGCAACACGCTGCAATACCGCCTGAAACGGATTCAGGCCCTGACCGGAAAAGATCCGCGCAATCTGCTCCAGTTGTTCGAGCTCACGCACGGTCTGCTGGCGCTCTACAAGTAG
- a CDS encoding S-layer homology domain-containing protein, protein MNKYSFQMSAKKITIACGILAASVSFGASAFAFSDIKGDPAESKINALHNKGVVNGVTTDRFAPKSKVTFAQGIQFIVNGLQLSPKASGGGSTVTSSVYFDKVKDKAWYASAFLIAKQNGLTLDKSVDPNAAMTRIQFAHLLTQALQSKGNFPVTLMYADISDGSKLSNAEMNSLQILVNTHLVTLEKNNTFRPNDAVTRAEAAVWIYDAAEFAQTVITPEVTPPDEGTAAPAQLYEGSITLEKAGQGVNKVTLTVNDLPNPGYGLAINRIEFGKDKTAVIYFSVTKPDPGKMYPMVITKGTAVTYLPEGYTATAKSLTAAPSSSGSSVR, encoded by the coding sequence ATGAATAAATATTCTTTCCAGATGAGCGCAAAAAAAATAACTATTGCGTGCGGCATTCTGGCGGCAAGCGTATCTTTTGGAGCATCGGCTTTTGCATTTTCCGACATCAAGGGAGATCCCGCTGAGTCGAAAATCAACGCACTGCATAACAAGGGAGTCGTTAATGGAGTGACTACGGACAGATTTGCGCCAAAATCAAAGGTTACCTTTGCCCAAGGCATCCAGTTTATTGTGAACGGCCTGCAGTTGTCCCCGAAGGCATCGGGCGGTGGTAGTACAGTTACGTCTAGTGTATATTTTGACAAAGTAAAGGATAAAGCGTGGTATGCATCCGCCTTCCTCATTGCGAAGCAAAACGGTCTGACCCTGGATAAGTCGGTTGATCCGAACGCTGCGATGACACGTATCCAGTTCGCCCATTTGCTGACTCAGGCTTTGCAGAGCAAGGGGAACTTCCCGGTAACGCTGATGTACGCCGATATCTCGGATGGCAGCAAGCTGTCCAATGCTGAGATGAATAGCCTGCAGATTCTGGTGAACACCCATTTGGTGACATTGGAAAAAAATAATACTTTCCGTCCAAATGATGCGGTGACCCGTGCGGAAGCTGCCGTCTGGATCTATGACGCTGCTGAGTTTGCCCAAACGGTGATTACACCAGAGGTGACACCTCCGGATGAGGGAACCGCAGCTCCTGCTCAGCTGTATGAGGGTTCAATAACTCTGGAAAAAGCCGGCCAAGGCGTAAACAAAGTTACACTTACCGTCAATGATCTGCCGAACCCGGGGTATGGACTGGCTATTAACCGGATCGAATTCGGCAAAGACAAGACGGCGGTCATCTATTTCAGCGTAACCAAGCCCGACCCGGGCAAAATGTACCCGATGGTCATCACCAAGGGCACCGCAGTAACGTATCTGCCGGAAGGTTATACCGCAACTGCCAAGTCCCTAACCGCTGCTCCTTCATCGTCCGGTTCCAGTGTAAGGTAG